A genome region from Panicum virgatum strain AP13 chromosome 4K, P.virgatum_v5, whole genome shotgun sequence includes the following:
- the LOC120702092 gene encoding uncharacterized protein LOC120702092 has product MPGDDKSEPPPPPPTMEGLAALMTKLLSSMADMEMRMETRITSMESHLQPPLTSTPAASMPYRMPGYGSTTLASSSSTAAATLSTAPPTSSPTSSAPFSYGMPGYGSTSLGSPSFTAAATMATAAFPSFTAPSPVPGSAADVRLPKTRASPAAIVPSFTKDLCADIRVTIVQIQTPLQEMIQLERKREAVVHLQAATRKFLARRLVRVMRKEQQDQAASFIKAAVRLQAAARRLLARRRLQKMRLEMQEAALTAIDLGNWGRDLVPS; this is encoded by the coding sequence ATGCCAGGCGACGACAAGTCtgagccaccaccgccgccgccaaccatgGAGGGTCTGGCCGCCCTGATGACCAAGCTGCTGAGCAGCATGGCCGACATGGAGATGCGCATGGAGACGCGCATCACCTCTATGGAGTCGCACCTTCAACCGCCGCTGACGTCGACCCCTGCGGCGTCCATGCCCTATAGGATGCCAGGGTACGGATCTACAACCCTGGCGAGTTCTTcatcgacggccgccgccacgctgtCCACGGCACCCCCAACATCTTCGCCGACATCCAGCGCGCCCTTCTCCTACGGGATGCCGGGGTATGGATCTACTTCGCTGGGGAGCCCTTCCTtcacggccgccgccaccatggccacGGCCGCCTTCCCGTCGTTCACCGCCCCCAGCCCCGTGCCAGGTTCCGCTGCAGATGTGCGACTCCCAAAGACAAGAGCGTCTCCTGCAGCGATTGTTCCATCATTCACCAAGGATCTGTGCGCCGACATAAGGGTTACAATAGTCCAGATACAAACTCCTCTCCAGGAGATGATACAACTTGAGCGAAAGAGAGAGGCGGTCGTGCACTTACAAGCGGCAACGCGCAAGTTCTTGGCGCGACGGCTCGTCCGTGTGATGCGCAAGGAGCAACAGGACCAAGCGGCTTCATTCATCAAGGCGGCAGtgcggctgcaggctgcagcacgcCGTCTCCTGGCGCGGAGACGGCTGCAGAAGATGCGCTTGGAGATGCAAGAGGCGGCTTTGACAGCGATCGACCTCGGCAATTGGGGGCGCGACCTTGTCCCGTCGTAA
- the LOC120704714 gene encoding F-box/kelch-repeat protein At3g61590-like, protein MVYLMPSMDTEEWEMYPSPCFGAEIIEYTSISEDGDDQERDLAVSLDAILPDDLLEKVLSMLPVVSVIRSESVCKRWHDVVHVLRCTLNRMVPQKPWYFMFTCSDEVVSGFAYDPSLLKWYNFDFPCIEKSNWSTSSSAGLVCLMDGDNTNRVFVCNPITKDWKRLADAPGGRSADYSALAISASRKSHGYTVVVARCNQVPGEYYLWELSIILYDSETSEWITPFKEVLHRWRGGEECIICEGVLYYLVYSTGILVNEEHRHRVLIYDLTSRHYPTSLMSMAIPVPCSLTCVRLMNLREKLIMVGGIGKQDRAGIIKGIGIWQLCNKEWHEVSRMPHKFFQGFGEFDDVFASSGADDLIYIQSYGSPALLTFDMSQKLWKWSVKSPMMKRFPLQLFTGFSFVPRLDITS, encoded by the exons ATGGTTTATCTTATGCCATCAATGGACACGGAGGAGTGGGAGATGTATCCATCACCTTGCTTTGGTGCTGAGATCATTGAATACACATCAATTTCCGAAGACGGAGATGATCAAGAGAGAGACTTGGCAGTCTCCCTGGATGCCATTCTCCCTGATGATCTCTTGGAGAAAGTTCTCTCCATGTTACCCGTTGTGAGTGTCATAAGATCTGAATCAGTCTGCAAGAGATGGCATGACGTTGTGCATGTCCTGAGGTGTACACTTAACAGAATGGTGCCACAGAAACCATGGTACTTCATGTTCACCTGCAGCGACGAGGTTGTCTCTGGCTTTGCTTATGACCCGAGCCTGCTCAAGTGGTACAACTTCGACTTCCCTTGCATTGAGAAGAGCAACTGGTCCACTTCTTCATCGGCTGGGCTGGTGTGCTTGATGGACGGTGATAACACAAACCGGGTCTTTGTGTGCAACCCAATCACCAAGGATTGGAAGAGGCTTGCTGATGCTCCTGGTGGAAGGTCCGCAGATTACAGCGCCCTCGCCATTTCTGCGAGCAGGAAGTCACATGGTTATACTGTGGTTGTTGCAAGGTGCAATCAGGTGCCAGGGGAGTATTATCTTTGGGAGTTGTCTATCATTTTGTATGATTCAGAGACCAGTGAATGGATAACGCCCTTCAAGGAAGTACTGCAT AGATGGAGAGGAGGTGAGGAGTGCATCATCTGTGAGGGAGTCCTCTACTATCTGGTGTATAGCACTGGAATTTTGGTGAATGAGGAGCATCGGCACCGTGTCCTCATATATGACCTTACTTCTAGACATTATCCTACTTCTCTGATGAGCATGGCTATACCAGTGCCATGCTCCCTTACATGTGTGAGGTTGATGAATCTGAGAGAAAAGCTTATTATGGTTGGTGGAATTGGAAAGCAAGATAGAGCTGGTATCATTAAAGGCATTGGTATCTGGCAGCTATGTAATAAGGAGTGGCATGAGGTTTCTCGAATGCCTCACAAATTCTTCCAGGGATTCGGAGAGTTTGATGATGTCTTTGCTAGCAGCGGGGCAGATGATCTGATCTACATCCAGAGCTACGGATCACCAGCTCTACTCACATTTGACATGAGCCAGAAGCTATGGAAGTGGTCAGTGAAAAGCCCCATGATGAAGAGATTTCCGTTGCAGCTGTTCACAGGTTTCTCTTTTGTGCCAAGGCTGGATATTACTTCCTAA